The sequence below is a genomic window from Gavia stellata isolate bGavSte3 chromosome 11, bGavSte3.hap2, whole genome shotgun sequence.
GCACTGCAATCCTATGACCCTCAACTGCATATTTAATAAGTTGGTGTCCCAGGCaaagaggagaggggaggaaggctgggAGAACTCAGGCCACGGTGCTAATTCCTTTCCTGCACAAAGACAGTCTCTTGAGGACACAGGCCTGCCTCCTGTAACGTGATCTCATAGTCCAGGTGGGAGAGTTTCCTTCGAGGGAAGTTGGTGAGAAGTTCAAAGCGTTCATTGGGGTATCCTTTTGACTGGACGTGTTTCACAAGAgcctgaagagaaagaaaggcaaagaagtGTCATGTAATTCCAAACAACACAAAAGAATCTAAAAAATATCccattttcctttaagaaaaggaagtttGTAATGACAGACAAAGGAAATTTTGCATATAGTAGAGACCCTCTTTtactttaatatttaatttgtcCCACACATGGTATGAATAATCATAAAAACTAATTACCTAGTGATCCCTTACCTAACTGATTCTTTAAACAGAAGGAAGACATACACTAATGTACAACAGTACACGAATTCAAGCAAGCTGAATTTCACATCACACAATCAAGTCacagtaaaataacatttgcaaaaaaaatccttaagtGCCCTAAAACAGAAGCCCCCTCACTTGTTTATAAGACATTACCCTTACACTAAACCTAAAAACCACCAAAGAAGCATTTTTGTGAGGTAGCattgacaaaaataaatgcagtatttttactaattttttttttccctgccttcaAGAAGCAtgaggttttggggttgttttgttttgttttttaaagctcttttcaATTCATTGACTTCTCTGCCTACAATAGCAATTGGGGCAGGATACAGAGGGCACTGGCATGAAGGGGTATCAGCCTCACAACCCAATGAGCAGAGGTATCAGGAAGAGCTAGTATCCATGCTATGATGAGAGAGATTTCCCAAGttcatcaggaaacactttatGAGAGCATGAAGTATGAATAGACAGGGATAGAGAAGTGAAGGTTGGCAGAACAGTAGGGGATACAGCAACAGAGCAAGACTCCGGCAGAATGAAAAGTCGTAGCTCtttaaagaggaggaaaaagacaatTAGTAGGTAATAAAGTATGAAAAAATAAGGGTGTCCCAACAATACTGTTCACATAGTTTTGGTGAGCAACTTATGCCAGTAAATTAAGTGTGAGGAGGTAAGCTAGCAGTATTAAGGTTCTACCAGTACTAATTATTCCACTAGCTTCCCCTCGCTGTTTAGCTGCCACTTCAGGAAAACGGCAACCCAGCACACAGAAGAAAGTGGTTGCAAACAAGCACTTGGCAGCTACTGCCGCCGCTCACAGGCAAGGGGCTCAGGAGATCACTTGGGTGGCTGTTCATTCTAGCGTTTGCGTTCTGGTAGGAAAGATGTCGGCCATATGGTGCTGACATGACACAGGATATGGTCTCCCACAACAGACCGCAGCACTCTTCCTAATGTTTCAGGAACATCAATGGAGATGGAGCATGAGGTCAAGGAGCTGCAGGAAGAGGTCAGCTTGTTCTGCTGCATCGGGGAAGATGAGCAGGAAAGCGGTAGGATGCTGGCAGCAACACTATAAGGGCAGGAACTCAGGCCTTGTGGTGCAGACGGAATGGGATGACCAGAAGCAAGGCTCAAACATAGAGAGGACGAGAACTTGCAGGACAAGGCACCCTGGAGACTCATGAGCTGTGGcagcaaaacagcagctctcccctcatttggaaaaattaaaaaaaagataaataaatcaGTTGAAAAAACAATAGAAGGTCTTGGCACTAAATGGGGAGGACAAACAAGTTTCACTGGAAGACATAACTAGACCCACTGGTCCTACTCAGCAGGTCAAAACcagcagggagaagcagcagtgcaTGCTGGTGGAGGGGACTCCTCCtgtgggaaactgaggcacccAACTGCCAACCTAACTCTAAGGCTTGGAAGCCTGCTGCTTGCCCACAGCCACGATCCAGGCTGTCATGGAGAGATTGTTAAAACTCATCAAAGAAAGCTCAACATGTGTCTGCAGTGCACCCTTCCAGCAGAAACCTGAGCTGCACCAGCAAGAGTATTGCCAGCAGATCAAGGAATGAGATTACGCCACTCTGCTGGGCCACACTTGGaataccgtgttcagttttggtctcTCCACATTCAAGAGGTACAAGGAAAAACCGGAGAGGATCCAGTGGAGGGCTATCAAAATGATTAGACTATAGGACACGCCTCGGTACATGAAGAAAGGTTGAAGGACTTGGATTTGTTCAGCCTAGAAAGGAAAAGGCTTGGTGGGAATATCACCACAGTGTTCCAATATGAAAAAGATAAAGACATTTCTTTCACAAAGATGCACGGTAACAAGACACAACACACacaagttgctccaggggaaaTTTCACCTGGATataaggaaggaattttttacCATGAAATTAAACTTTGGAGtaagttgcccagagaaatgGTGCTGGAAGTATTCTAGACTCAACTTGAGAGAGCCCTGGATAACCTCATCTACAGCCCTGCTTTCAACAGAGGGTTagaccagatgatctccagggATCCTTTTCAACCTGGACTTTTCCAAGACTTGATGACTGCAGAACAGCCAGGGAAGTACCTGCATGGAGATTTCTTCCGAATTCATCAAAATCCACACAACAAGCTTTTGGTATGAGGTGACTGTCGCCCCAACCTCCTCTTTCACCTGGACTGTTCTCTAACAGGCTTTGGAGATTACAATGCCTGTGTCTGATGAGGAATGCAAGTGGGTTTGACTTCCTTTTCAGGCAACAAGGATGATCACAATTCCTTTACAAAccactgcatttaaaaattcagttcagTTTACTGCCCACATCTTCCCCCTGTCCCGTTTAAAGGCCAGCCCTTCCTGCACACCTTACAACACTTGGCAGACAACAAAAGTTATTCAAGCAACCAGTCAGCGATGCAGAGGAAGGGCTGAGCTGCAGAACACAGTGAAGTCAGCTTACTTAATTGCACACAACGAGCAATTGCTTCTATAAAAAGTCagtgttgcctttttttttttgcctgggggaaaaaaagtattacgGTAATATTGGAAGCATAAGCACATCCTGGAGGTAACAGTGTGTAAAGCAGCCACTCTTAATCGATAACAAtgcaatgattaaaaaaaaagttttaaaaaacagccaGCGTTGGTGGGAGAGCAACATCGTATCATCAGTTAAAACTTCTAAAGTGCAACTGTCTCCTTAAACAATTTCTTGTTATAGTTCTGCTCAGCTTTAGAATGGAAGCAatgaaggactgaaaaaaaaatcagcatggGAATGATGCTCACAAAGAAACATCTGAGACTCAATCTTGATTTGACtgaaatggctttaaaaagGGATCACATGACGTGAGCACAAAAGCTGCCTGTTCAGCTCTGCAATAAAAAGATATCTTTACCCACAAACCTTGACTCACCTAAATTACTCTGCTGACTGTAGAGCAGGCGGCCGCAAAGGAAATCACATGCTGAAACTAACTTCCTTTAACTACCCTAGTCCATAAAAGGAGTCAAACCAGAAGTCGGGATTATCAGGAATGTATCAATATTACAACTATGTATCACCTAAATAAATTAGTTAAGTATTCAGAAGTGCTACATGTTTACTAATACCTGCAACTTCATTTAACAGACTGCTTTCAAAAAGCAGTCTCATTAAGATAGAAGAGAGTACTAAAAGATGTAAAGATTATACACCGATGACTGCTACGACAAAGCAGGAATGAAGGTCTGAAAGTAAAGCTGGTTTCGACAGTAAGAGCAATGCTCTGCCAGCGTTCCTCAGTCTCTATATTTCCGCCCCAGGACCCCACATGTAGCACTTGCAGGCAGTCTACATCCTACCGCTTACGCTTGGTTTTGAGAGCACTGACCGTACAacaaaagcaactttttttttcccttttattttcaagCGAAAGAGTTAAGGATAAGAATACGAGCTTGAGACACTGTACATTTCTAGAGTGCTGCAGACTGGGTTATAGTCTCATTTTCTGTAAGAGATGTGACACTTTTCTCCTAAATCTGCACAAGATCCTTCTCACGAGGTGTGCTATTGCCTTCCCTAAGACTTCAATACAGAGCTTTTAGGTTGATGACATTAAAATGAGCTTAACTGGCCACTGTGTCATGAAAGCTCACGGCTAACAGGAATAACCTCTTTACACACTGCTTCCAGATAAGCATCTGCAAAATTCTGATGGAAATGCCATCCACATCGACTTCTCCAAGGTAAACAAGCCCAAAGCACAGTTGAGATGCACACCTGAAGCACAGTAATTAAATAATATTGTAATAAATTTGTTTTGGCAAAACTTCCTCCAAAGTCTACTCTGTCATCCACATCCAGAAGGGAATGGGGAAATACAATGAAAGAGTTCGAGGACAAGAATGAAGagttttgcttctggttttaCTGTTGTCTGACCATGGGCAATGACGGAAattttccatttagaaaaaaaaaacaaaccacaaacgAGTGAGCTGAGAGTACTTTACGGTAATTTAACAATTAATGCAAAATCCATTTAGAGTCATTTTAGAAAGGAAACTAGCAGTTTTGGGACTACAGAAGACACGGGAGCAACGGAAACATACAGAGCCAGCAGAGTCTGTTGATTGGAAGAGAGGAATGACATGGAAGAAACAGAGTGACAGTGCAAGCGCTCCCTGGATATACCACTTCCACTAGATCCGATTTCAAAAGTGCCaccacaggaaaataaattctccAAATTCAGCTCTCCTGTACTCAAACAAGGATTCCAATTAACTCCACTCACCAGCAGTTTGGCTTGTTCAGGCAGTGAAACTTGTTCCCTCTTTCCATCTGGATACCTTAGCATCAGCTGTGCCTTTGGTCCTAGCATAAAGGAAGTTACTACAAGTTAACAAACAACAAGGCAGCTGAATTGAGCTCTTCTGTAGATTTTAGGAGGCACGCTTTACTGCGCAGCATAGCGGGGTTAGGGACTGGAGACGAATACAAGGTTCCAGTCTATGAAGATACACTTCTACCACGTGTTTAAAATATACACATCAAACTCATGACTCTTTCAAGAGTTAATAGTAGTGACTGAAACCAGTCAGCGGTCCCAGAGAAAAGCACACTGTGCTACCCCTGCCTTTGAGACCACCTCActctgctgcatcccagctAGGGCACGCAGGGAGGAACAGAGACTCCGGGGACTCGTTTGTATTGGCCAAAGTTGCATTACTAAAACCCAGCCCAGACCGTCAAGGCAGCCAAGCTAACTGAGCACGAGGTGGGGCTGATATTATTCTGCTTCCCTCTATCATAGTGGTAGAAGGCCTGTCATATGCACCTGCATTACACCAATGCGTACTATATTTGTGGACAAGGTCTCAAACTAAAAACCTTGAGCTCAGTGACTAACACGACTCCATAGTTTGTGGCATCTCTGTGCCAAAGTGGTGCTGCTCACAAGGTGAATCACTCAAACATCTGGTGTCAAGGAGGgagtaaaacagaagaaaagattcagcttttcaaaacaagGAACGAAACCGTGCTTGTCAGTGTATAaagattttcaggaaaaaaagccacaaaaaaccACAGgtcactatttaaaaaaaaaacaaacggTAACTTACCATTCACATCTAGGCCCTGAAACGTACTTTCAGGCTTGTCAGTTGACTCCTCCAGTATCCCTGCATCAATGCAGGGCAGTACTCTGTGATTTGATGTTGTCCCAGGCTCAGTCCTTGCAGGGGGCTCAGGCTGAGGCCTCCGACTCTCCTCTTTTTTGTACCCCAAGTCCTTGTGCGGAGACTTCCTCAACTTGGCAGGATTCTCcgattcctcctcctcctcagatcCGCAAACCGAAATAAACTCTTCACTTCCAGAAAAAAGCTCCGACTCGGACTCCTCATCTGACCGACTCTCCTGCTTGGCCTGTGAGGAATCAAAATGCGTCTCCTGTAACGATGCTCTGATAGCAGCTTCCAACTGGCTGTCCTCACTGGCATCAATGAGACTCTCCTGTTGAATACAGACATaacacaaatacataaaaattgcttttaaatatgtactgaaaatcaagaggACATCAGTCTTCCAAAAAGAAGCTACTAAAACTGTCAGGAACAAACAGCATGGAAAGCTAGTCATGCTATGACTACTTAATGACTTCTCCTTGGAGTTTCACACGGAGCAATATATTTTCCTTCCACACATGCACAACTATGTGACTGctaaatccaaaacaaatgctgaaagCACAAACTGCACAACAAAAACAGTTATCATGGGAGAAGGCGTTTCCTGGCGCACCATATTTTTGCATGCTCTTGCACAAACTCATTAAGTCGGTTTACACTACTGAATGGGAAATCAGTACAGCTGGATAAAGACAAGCTAGCATGTTCTTTCAGGTTTTTCCAATCCTCCTAGAGGGCCTCATACTTACTGAGCGAGAGCATTTTTGGGGAGGGCTGGTAGAATGGCCATCCAGCTGTCCATGCTCACTCAGGAACCCAGTCACTTGGTCCAAGAAAGAAGTCACGTCTAGCTGGTGCCACTCCACTAGTTTCTGGCCTAGGGAACAAATGGTGTCATGAAACATAATTTCAGCAAAAGATTGCAGCTTAGCGGTCAAACACACCAACTCACTGCTGTGCGTGCACTCTGCAAAGGGCTGTATTTGTGGAACTGCAGCTTCCTACAGGCTACCACCTGATAATTATGAAGCTTCCTCCTTCCACTCCCTTGAAAAGGTTTCAATCATGGACAGACATAAATACAGACcctgtttatttctgttcttttattttatctATGGGAACATGTGCACAGAATGGTGAATTAggcttcaaaatgaaaaaaagccaaaccactAAGCTTACGAAGAAGCATTGCCTGCTTTGATTCTATGCCTTGGCAAACAGCATTCATTTTCATAAGTAAAGTGCTAAGAAGAGCATCCTAACTTCAGcttcaacattaaaaaaaataaaatgtttttgggTGGTTTAAGTCAAATAGCAAGAAATCTCAGCTCTGATTACAGACACTACTACTTCAGTCTTGAGAACAGGAGACCAGACCATTAATATAGTTGCATTATATGAtgataaaagaagaaagggcGTTGggatacagaagaaaaagcaacaatttCAAAAGAGCTGGAGGggcaggtaaaaaaaaaaacccaaaccaaacaacaaactCAAAGCCAAAATGGTATTTGAAAATTAAGATGCAATTTAATAAGTCATCGCTGAGCCTCACAAAGCTGCTGTGTAAGAGGCGGGAAGCAGATTCATGTAACGCTTACAAATATTGTAGTTTATTCATCACATGATTTCAAGTAGCTTTTAAAAGGacccttaaaaaaattaatttcagagttTTACCACCAGGTGGTACTATTTTCACTTTCTAAGCAAAGTACTTGCTAAGCTACACCAAGTTCAATAACCAAATACACAAAATTTCAGCAAGCCTGAAGTTTTATTCTCTTAGCTCCTCCAAAACATACTGCTTCGCTTCTTCAGGGACAAGGTCTCTCAAGAGAGCAAAACAACGTAACTGAGATTATTCAGCTGAATGTAACACATACTGCGAAAGATGGTATTCCAGCCTACAACTGCCACTCCTTTTTTCCGGGTATATAAACTGCAGGTAACCAACTGTCACTTCTCTTACCTGTCCTGGGATCCAGGATGGAGACATAAGGGAAGTCTGCTAATTTATAAAACTGTATGTACCTCTGTCCTTCCTCACTGTCATGGTATACCTACAAAATACCACGTTGGAACTAAATTACTGGGTGGAGAGGGAACACAAACAAACTGTACCTTGAAAACGTACAaagtttttctctgtttttacagTATAGGCTACAAATGGTACGTACAGTTCTCGGTAACTCTGACAAGCTGAAAAGACGCCTCTAACACTCCGCTACGCTACAGATTAGAAGATAACATCTTGAATGCAGGAGTGAAAGGCAGTTTATGCATTCAAATGCATATCCATGAACTACATCTACATCCATGCACCACATCTCCATGAACTACCGCATCTTTTCAGCGAGTGCACCAAGAGAACTGCAACAGTGCCATTTTATTCGAAGAAGTCCATTTTTTTCACTGGCCCATCTACCACGACACCAAGTTACCCCCACGGCCCCATTAAATTTCTCACCTGccaaaaaatgaaatgttccCGGATTATGTTCTTCACAGCCTCATTGCTCCAGACATCGCGGTTGAGACACTGACAGGCAAAATCTTGCACATTCTGAATGTTTATCATGAGCCATTTGTTCTGCATCTGACCACACTCCTTGGCCtgtaagcagagaaaaaaacttcattaaatAAAGCTGAAGAGCCAGACAGAACCAATGCCAGCAATGATCAGTGATGGCTTCTAACACTGTCAGGCTTCTAACACAGTCACACGAAAACCCCTTCACAGTGAG
It includes:
- the UBXN7 gene encoding UBX domain-containing protein 7; the encoded protein is MAAHGGSAASSALKGLIQQFTAITGASESVGKHMLEACNNNLEMAVTMFLDGGGIAEEPSTSSAGVSAVRPHAEDEVRAPIPQKQEILVEPEPLFGAPKRRRPARSIFDGFRDFQTETIRQEQELRNGGAVDKKLTTLADLFRPPIDLMHKGSFETAKECGQMQNKWLMINIQNVQDFACQCLNRDVWSNEAVKNIIREHFIFWQVYHDSEEGQRYIQFYKLADFPYVSILDPRTGQKLVEWHQLDVTSFLDQVTGFLSEHGQLDGHSTSPPQKCSRSESLIDASEDSQLEAAIRASLQETHFDSSQAKQESRSDEESESELFSGSEEFISVCGSEEEEESENPAKLRKSPHKDLGYKKEESRRPQPEPPARTEPGTTSNHRVLPCIDAGILEESTDKPESTFQGLDVNGPKAQLMLRYPDGKREQVSLPEQAKLLALVKHVQSKGYPNERFELLTNFPRRKLSHLDYEITLQEAGLCPQETVFVQERN